A stretch of Mastacembelus armatus chromosome 1, fMasArm1.2, whole genome shotgun sequence DNA encodes these proteins:
- the LOC113128432 gene encoding uncharacterized protein LOC113128432 — protein MERNKKTHVFFLLTLVHVSAVRMDCPKLPDNNLTCYTDYNHIITCVWNSTYVAEHEVCKIYAQKKGARKNSKFAKRECDLKPFDDTTPALKKCSMDLNKRSAFQTSDMWSINLRCDPVKPSLNISFTIPFKPHCQIKLNPPEKPEVNFTTVSLLLRDSSRDISIFRFELEWKQENLPWSDLSVQKKTIQGDANNKAELDPDMLIKGERYEARTRVQTGDYSIPSDWSPSALWVSPIGKPKPPPSDVVVGVSGIVITVAVTFTLILAVVFLKADKTTWVYIVKKIRGPPIPNPASSFLQDGNFQDWFSPHFSSESFQSFLKPVEFASVEVTSKVDVVAPCKAEVALLEKMRCENSYESTSSSFSNPSYSHLCPPPPISSLTAGNLEPCAADTPYGPVGKASEAENTEQDKEEDGRKETEILALLSKCSRNNEPVQMISDYEKVEKSQIERFRLQSLDSGVCSGEEVSEESLETDSISVMHSHDEGPERKKEEEKEKITNGIEQEFQNLFGGSGGIIGKGSIQVCSDYECVQKLQPDSPELPSLDSGVSSGEEQVSLEDVDKATESTRFLFPPPPPFCPLPCSMPSFPQLPLKFSGPDPALLPLPSQILARIALSPSKSVEPSGDGYMPVRQDTN, from the exons ATGGAGAGAAATAAGAAAAcccatgtgttttttcttcttacGCTGGTTCATGTTTCTGCTGTCAGAATGGATTGTCCCAAACTTCCAGATAACA ATCTCACTTGCTACACTGACTATAATCATATCATCACCTGTGTGTGGAACAGCACATATGTCGCTGAGCATGAAGTGTGCAAAATATATGCCCAGAAGAAGGGTGCTAGGAAAAACAG taaatttGCAAAGAGAGAGTGTGACCTAAAGCCTTTTGACGACACCACCCCAGCTCTAAAGAAGTGCTCCATGGACCTGAATAAACGTAGTGCA tTTCAGACCTCCGACATGTGGTCCATTAATCTGAGATGTGACCCTGTAAAGCCAAGCCTAAACATTTCTTTCACCATTCCCTTCAAGCCACACTGCCAGA TTAAGCTGAATCCCCCAGAGAAACCAGAAGTCAATTTTACCACCGTTTCCTTGTTACTTCGAGACAGCTCTCGTGATATATCAATTTTCAGATTCGAACTGGAGTGGAAACAAGAGAATCTCCCAtggagt gatttgtctgtgcagaaaaaaacaatacaaggTGATGCAAACAACAAAGCAGAGCTGGATCCAGATATGCTTATAAAGGGAGAAAGATATGAAGCACGAACTCGAGTGCAGACTGGTGATTATTCAATCCCGAGTGACTGGAGCCCCTCTGCATTATGGGTGTCACCCATAGGAAAACCAAAACCACCACCATCAG ACGTTGTTGTGGGTGTTTCGGGCATCGTCATCACTGTAGCTGTGACATTCACCTTGATTCTGGCTGTTGTATTCCTTAAGGCTGACAAAACCACCTG GGTTTACATAGTAAAGAAGATCAGGGGTCCACCCATACCTAACCCAGCTAGCTCCTTCTTACAGGATGGAAATTTCCAG gacTGGTTTAGTCCTCACTTCAGCAGCGAATCCTTTCAATCCTTCTTGAAACCTGTGGAATTCGCCTCTGTTGAGGTGACCTCCAAAGTGGATGTTGTTGCGCCCTGCAAAGCAGAGGTGGCACTTCTGGAGAAGATGAGATGTGAAAACAGCTACGAGTCAACCAGCTCCAGCTTTTCCAACCCCAGTTACTCCCAcctgtgtcctcctcctcccatctcCTCACTCACTGCTGGGAATCTGGAGCCCTGTGCTGCTGATACACCTTATGGGCCTGTTGGTAAGGCTAGTGAAGCTGAAAATACTGAACAGGATAAGGAGGAAGACGGAAGGAAAGAAACTGAGATCCTGGCGTTACTTTCTAAATGCAGCAGAAACAATGAGCCAGTGCAGATGATTTCAGACTATGAGAAAGTGGAGAAGTCTCAGATTGAGCGCTTCAGGCTCCAGAGTCTAGATTCCGGTGTGTGCAGTGGTGAAGAGGTCAGTGAAGAGAGTCTGGAAACagacagcatcagtgtgatgCATAGCCATGATGAGGGacctgaaagaaagaaagaggaggagaaggaaaagataACAAATGGAATAGAACAAGAATTTCAGAACCTGTTTGGAGGCAGTGGAGGCATTATTGGTAAAGGGTCTATTCAGGTTTGCTCTGACTATGAGTGTGTCCAGAAGCTGCAGCCTGACAGCCCTGAGCTTCCTAGCCTGGATTCAGGTGTTAGCAGTGGGGAGGAGCAGGTGAGCCTGGAGGATGTCGATAAGGCAACAGAATCGACAAgattcctgtttcctcctcctcctcctttctgtcCTTTACCCTGCTCCATGCCCTCTTTTCCACAACTGCCTTTAAAGTTCTCTGGGCCTGATCCAGCTTTATTACCTCTGCCAAGTCAGATACTGGCGAGGATAGCTTTGTCACCATCCAAGTCAGTAGAGCCCTCTGGTGATGGATATATGCCAGTGAGACAAGATACAAATTAA
- the tmprss6 gene encoding transmembrane protease serine 6: MKWFLKVQRTWTEAMALGHGSKKSVSCDQEVTPASLNSGVEAGTKAVVPLIRKTRCFKCLLAFLIILIIILIVVGATMAWYFLECQVWELQPRVEQQYMAYLTILNRNFTDDLSSHNSPVFKKEAKAVQNVVLKIMRGSSLSRYFNYTTVFGFGEGSVVVYFWIVMSVPSSHVGRVTLNKVTTSLEEGLKGYSQETASFDGYLFHLPSLSVSETDSKVIELLKASFDCYRYKKVASSSLEALRGPDTQHSSCLWHLQAAPGSQLELHMEWLLPECRDRLVVYDSLSPTDSHLITSVYGCSRHERVVRVLSSGEWMTVVWKQGLYNYKDPFSLAAQTWGKQDCNAIIKLKAELGVQGTLRTPFFPSYYPPDTNCSWSFIMPSTGLGLTLEFEGYELSRASYNQACTQGQWIIQNRRLCGTRGLQPYSERIFLLSTTTTVVMTSEVPLTGPGLQFYYRVFNLSDPCPGKFLCTVNGLCVPACDGLKDCPNGLDERNCVCVAQFQCPEDRSRCVDYYKVCDQHPDCPEATDEMNCTNSVHCTDTTYMCADGTCLKKPNPECDSVADCPDVSDEKQCDCGLRQFSSRIVGGANATEGEWPWQASLQVRGTHLCGGALISSQWVVSAAHCFNDDRLYSPSVWTVYLGKLLLSRSSPTEEVARVQQILLHQYYNDELHDYDLALLKLDRPASVLLAGHARPACLPPPTHQLEPGLLCWVTGWGALREGGTASNVLQKVDVRLVSEEACVRTYGHLVTPRMLCAGYRSGLKDACQGDSGGPLVCQEPSGRWFLAGVVSWGKGCGRPDYYGVYTRITRLTSWIKQVINSP; encoded by the exons ATGAAATGGTTTCTCAAGGTGCAGAGGACGTGGACTGAGGCAATGGCACTCGGGCATGGCTCTAAGAAATCGGTTTCATGTGACCAGGAGGTCACACCTGCTTCTCTGAACAGTGGG GTAGAAGCAGGTACAAAAGCTGTGGTTCCACTTATCAGGAAAACTCGGTGTTTCAAGTGTTTACTGGCCTttctcatcatcctcatcattaTCCTCATTGTTGTGGGAGCCACAATGGCCTGGTACTTCCTGG AATGCCAGGTCTGGGAGTTGCAACCTCGTGTGGAGCAGCAGTACATGGCCTACCTGACCATCCTCAACAGGAACTTCACTGATGACCTATCCTCTCACAACAGCCCTGTGTTCAAGAAAGAGGCCAAGGCAGTACAGAACGTG GTACTGAAGATAATGAGAGGCTCAAGTCTTTCTCGATATTTCAACTACACCACAGTGTTCGGCTTTGG AGAGGGCAGTGTTGTGGTCTACTTCTGGATAGTGATGTCTGTTCCGAGTAGCCACGTTGGGAGGGTCACGCTGAACAAGGTGACCACGAGCCTGGAGGAGGGCCTGAAAGGCTACAGTCAGGAGACGGCCAGTTTCGATGGATATCTCTTCCACCTTCCCTCGCTGTCTGTCAgtg AAACTGACTCCAAAGTTATAGAACTTTTGAAAGCTTCATTTG ACTGTTACCGCTATAAGAAAGTGGCGTCCAGCAGCCTCGAGGCTCTCCGTGGCCCAGACACACAGCACTCCTCCTGCCTGTGGCACCTCCAGGCTGCCCCTGGCTCCCAGCTGGAGCTGCACATGGAGTGGCTGCTGCCAGAGTGCCGGGACAGGCTAGTGGTGTACGACTCCCTCAGCCCCACTGATAGTCATCTCATCACATC TGTGTATGGCTGCAGCAGACATGAGCGTGTGGTGCGGGTCCTCTCATCAGGAGAGTGGATGACGGTGGTTTGGAAACAGGGTCTTTACAACTACAAGGATCCCTTCTCTCTTGCTGCACAGACCTGGGGCAAGCAGG ATTGTAACGCCATTATAAAATTGAAGGCAGAGTTAGGGGTCCAGGGAACACTGAGAACGCCTTTCTTCCCCAGCTACTACCCCCCTGACACCAACTGCAGCTGGAGTTTTATT ATGCCCAGCACAGGCTTGGGCCTGACTCTGGAGTTTGAGGGCTACGAGCTGAGCAGAGCCAGCTACAACCAGGCCTGTACCCAGGGACAGTGGATCATCCAGAACCGCAG ACTGTGTGGTACCAGAGGCCTGCAGCCATACAGCGAACGCATCTTCCTGCTCTCCACAACAACCACTGTTGTCATGACATCCGAGGTGCCACTCACAGGGCCGGGCCTCCAGTTCTATTACCGCGTTTTCAACTTATCAGATC CCTGCCCAGGCAAATTTCTGTGCACTGTTAATGGCCTGTGTGTTCCTGCCTGTGATGGACTCAAGGACTGTCCCAACGGACTGGATGAGAGAAACTGTG tgtgtgtggctCAGTTTCAGTGTCCAGAAGACAGAAGTCGGTGCGTGGACTACTACAAAGTGTGTGACCAACACCCAGACTGCCCTGAAGCCACAGACGAGATGAACTGCACTAACA GTGTGCACTGTACAGATACGACCTACATGTGTGCTGATGGAACATGTCTGAAGAAACCAAACCCAGAGTGTGACTCTGTTGCTGACTGCCCAGATGTCTCAGATGAAAAACAGTGTG ACTGTGGCCTGAGGCAGTTCTCCAGTCGTATTGTAGGAGGGGCCAACGCCACAGAGGGGGAGTGGCCATGGCAGGCCAGCTTGCAGGTGCGGGGTACCCACCTCTGTGGGGGGGCACTGATCTCCAGCCAGTGGGTGGTGTCCGCTGCCCACTGTTTCAATGACGACCG ACTCTACTCCCCCTCGGTGTGGACGGTGTACCTGGGTAAACTCCTCCTCAGCCGCAGCAGCCCCACAGAGGAGGTGGCGCGAGTTCAGCAGATCCTTCTTCACCAGTACTACAATGATGAGTTGCATGACTATGACCTAGCCCTGCTGAAGCTGGACCGGCCCGCCTCCGTGCTGCTGGCTGGACATGCTCGACCTGCCTGCCTGCCCCCACCGACCCACCAGCTGGAGCCGGGCCTGCTCTGCTGGGTCACCGGCTGGGGGGCTCTCCGAGAAGGAG GCACTGCCAGTAATGTGCTTCAGAAGGTGGATGTCCGCCTGGTCAGCGAGGAAGCCTGTGTTCGCACTTATGGCCACCTGGTCACTCCCAGAATGCTTTGTGCTGGATACCGCAGTGGACTAAAAGATGCCTGTCAG GGAGACTCTGGGGGTCCCTTGGTTTGTCAGGAGCCATCAGGTCGCTGGTTTCTGGCTGGTGTGGTGAGCTGGGGCAAAGGCTGCGGGCGTCCAGACTACTATGGAGTCTACACGCGCATCACCAGGCTCACCAGCTGGATTAAGCAGGTCATCAACAGTCCCTGA